One stretch of Ipomoea triloba cultivar NCNSP0323 chromosome 8, ASM357664v1 DNA includes these proteins:
- the LOC116027814 gene encoding abscisic acid receptor PYL3-like — MTADMMSADRRTDVEDEYIRRHHKHEVRENQCSSCLVKHIRAPVHLVWSLVRRFDQPQRYKPFVSRCIVQGDLEIGSVREVNVKSGLPATTSKERLELLDDDEHIFSMRIVGGDHRLRNYSSIVTVHPEIIDGRPGTLVIESFVVDIPDGNTKDETCYFVEALIKCNLKSLADVSERLAVQGRTEPIDRV, encoded by the exons ATGACGGCCGACATGATGAGCGCCGATAGAAGAACCGACGTAGAGGATGAGTACATTAGGAGGCACCACAAGCACGAGGTCAGGGAGAATCAGTGTAGTTCCTGTCTTGTAAAGCACATCAGAGCTCCAGTTCATCTT GTTTGGTCATTGGTAAGGAGGTTTGATCAGCCTCAGAGGTACAAACCGTTTGTGAGCAGGTGTATTGTGCAGGGCGACCTTGAAATTGGAAGTGTTAGAGAAGTTAATGTTAAGTCTGGCCTTCCAGCCACCACCAGCAAGGAGAGGCTAGAGCTACTGGATGACGACGAGCACATATTTAGCATGAGGATTGTTGGTGGAGATCACAGGCTAAGG AACTACTCATCAATCGTGACTGTACACCCAGAGATCATTGATGGCAGGCCTGGAACATTGGTCATAGAATCATTTGTGGTGGACATCCCAGACGGGAACACCAAGGATGAAACATGCTACTTCGTGGAGGCGCTGATTAAGTGCAACCTCAAGTCATTGGCTGATGTCTCGGAGCGATTGGCAGTACAGGGCCGCACGGAGCCTATTGACAGAGTGTAG